The uncultured Subdoligranulum sp. genomic sequence GTGACAGGGGGCTGGCGCCGCGGCGGTTTCGGTTTGGCGCCGACGGGATGGGCCGGGAAAAACTCATCGTTGATGTACATTTCCACAAGATCACCGGCAGAAAGCCGGGTATCCGGTTCGGCACGTTTCCCATTGACCTTGATGCGCTTGTTGCGGAAGGCTTTATACATCATGCTGCGCGGCAACTGATGCGTAACACTTTCCACAAAACGGCTCAGGCGGACACCGTTTTCGTTGGGGCCGGCGGTAAAACTTTTCATACGATCCTCGCTTGCTGAATTCCTACTTTGCAAAATGTTTTCTACAGTATATAATAAAATGGAGAAAAGGTAAAGGGAACGCCAGAAGGATGTGAAAGCATGGACCAAAACAAAGAACGTCCGTTGCATGAGAACCATCGGGCCCGGATGAAGGCCCGGGTGGAGCGGGACGGACTGGAGAGTTTGGCCGAACATGAGGCACTGGAATATCTGCTGTTTCTGGCGATACCGCGGAAAGATACCAATGAATTGGCTCACCGGCTGATTCAGCATTTTGGCGATTTCTGTAAAGTGATGGAAGCTTCTCCTGAAGAACTGAAACAGGTTCCGGGCATCGGAGAGAAAAGCGCACGGCTCATTTCCACCGTGACGGCATTCGGTCGGTATTATGCCCTGAAAAAGAGAAAGCACCGGGTGACACTCAACCATACGGATGCCGCGGTGGAATATGTGAAGCCGCTGTTTCTGGGACTTCAGAATGAACTTCTGTATCTGATTTTGCTGGATGACAAATGCTACCCGGTCCGTGACCTGCGCATTGCGGAAGGCGTACCCAATCGCGTGCACATCGATACGCGCAAACTTCTGCGGGATGTGGCGCGAACGGATGCCACTTGCGGTATCCTGGCCCACAATCACCCCACTGGTTTGCCGGTGCCCAGTGAGGCGGATGTGATTGCCACCATGGGGATCATGAGGGCATTGCAACCGCTGGGAGTCAGTGTGATTGATCATATTATTGTGGCGGGGGAGGATGCCTGTTCCATGCGGGCACGTGGATGTCTGCCGGAATATCGCGGAGACGGCGACATTCTGAACGCTGCCAGCAAATGATAGTTTACATGCCCTGCCGTCATCTGGCGGCGGGGTGCATTTTTAGCCGAAAGCTACACAAAATGTGAGCGATGGGACTTTACTTATAAAATGCCCTATGCTATAATCTGCATACAACAAAACGTTGTTAACGTAAGCGAGGTTTGTCATGGAGGAAGTTTTCCATCTGAAAGCACCGTTTCAGCCCACCGGCGATCAGCCGCAGGCAATCGAGGCCTTGGTGCAGGGGATTGAAGAAGGCGATGATGCACAGACGCTGCTGGGCGTGACCGGTTCCGGCAAGACCTTTACCATGGCCAATATCATTGCCCGCTGCAACCGTCCGACACTGATTCTGGAACCCAACAAAACCCTGGCAAGTCAGATCTGCACGGAGATGCGCAGCTTTTTCCCGGATGATGCGGTGGAATATTTTGTCTCCTACTACGATTACTATCAGCCGGAAGCCTACATCCCTTCTACGGATACCTACATTGAAAAGGACAGCGCTATCAATGACGAGATTGACCGTCTGCGCCATTCCGCCACGGCTGCCTTGTCGGAACAGCGCAACGTCATCATTGTGGCCAGCGTTTCATGCATCTATTCCCTGGGCGACCCCATCGATTACCGCAGCATGGTGATCAGCCTGCGGCCCGGGATGCAGATGGAGCGGGATGAACTGTGCAGCCGGCTCGTCAAATTGCAGTATGAGCGCAACGATATGAATTTTATCCGCAACAAGTTCCGTGTAAAAGGGGACACGGTGGATATTCATCTGGCCTACAACGACGAGTTTGCCATCCGGGTGGAATTCTTCGGCGACGAAGTGGACCGCATTATTGAGTTTGATCCCCTGACAGGGCAGCATAAAAATGTGGTACGCCATGTGGCCATTTTCCCGGCAAGCCATTATATCGTCGGCCCCGAAAAGATGAAAGAGGGGCTGGCCAAAATCGCTGTGGAGATGGAGGAACAGGTCAAGAAGTTTACGGCAGAGGGAAAATTGCTGGAAGCCCAGCGCATCCAGCAGCGGACCAGCTACGATATGGAAATGTTGCAGGAAGTGGGCATGTGCAAGGGAATCGAAAACTATTCCGCGGTGCTTTCCGGCCGTGCGCCGGGGTCCACGCCCACCACATTGCTGGACTATTTCCCTGATGATTTCCTTCTGATGGTGGATGAAAGCCATGTCATGCTGCCGCAGATCCGCGGCATGTATGGCGGAGATTACAGCCGCAAAAAAACGCTGGTGGAATATGGTTTCCGTCTGCCGTCCGCCTTTGACAACCGTCCTCTCCGCTTTGAGGAGTTTGAAAAAAAGGTACACCAGAAGATCTTTGTCTCGGCAACGCCGGGAGAGTATGAGCGTGAGCATTCCAGCCGTGTGGCAGAGCAGGTGATCCGGCCGACAGGTCTGTTGGATCCCCTGATTATGGTGCGCCCGGTGGAGGGGCAGATCGAGGACCTGCTGGGAGAAATCCGGCAGCGCATTGACCGTGGTGAGCGGGCACTGGTGACCACGCTGACCGTGAAGATGGCGGAGGACCTGACCGATTATCTGGAGGAACACGGCGTAAAGACCAAGTATATGCACCATGAGGTGGATACCTTTGAGCGGATGGAGATCATCAAGGATCTGCGATTGGGTGCCATCGATGTGATCGTGGGCATCAACCTGCTCCGGGAAGGTCTTGACCTGCCGGAAGTTTCCCTGATTGCGATTTTGGATGCCGACAAGGAAGGTTTCCTGCGCAGCGAGACCAGCCTGATCCAGACCATCGG encodes the following:
- a CDS encoding JAB domain-containing protein, whose translation is MDQNKERPLHENHRARMKARVERDGLESLAEHEALEYLLFLAIPRKDTNELAHRLIQHFGDFCKVMEASPEELKQVPGIGEKSARLISTVTAFGRYYALKKRKHRVTLNHTDAAVEYVKPLFLGLQNELLYLILLDDKCYPVRDLRIAEGVPNRVHIDTRKLLRDVARTDATCGILAHNHPTGLPVPSEADVIATMGIMRALQPLGVSVIDHIIVAGEDACSMRARGCLPEYRGDGDILNAASK
- the uvrB gene encoding excinuclease ABC subunit UvrB; its protein translation is MEEVFHLKAPFQPTGDQPQAIEALVQGIEEGDDAQTLLGVTGSGKTFTMANIIARCNRPTLILEPNKTLASQICTEMRSFFPDDAVEYFVSYYDYYQPEAYIPSTDTYIEKDSAINDEIDRLRHSATAALSEQRNVIIVASVSCIYSLGDPIDYRSMVISLRPGMQMERDELCSRLVKLQYERNDMNFIRNKFRVKGDTVDIHLAYNDEFAIRVEFFGDEVDRIIEFDPLTGQHKNVVRHVAIFPASHYIVGPEKMKEGLAKIAVEMEEQVKKFTAEGKLLEAQRIQQRTSYDMEMLQEVGMCKGIENYSAVLSGRAPGSTPTTLLDYFPDDFLLMVDESHVMLPQIRGMYGGDYSRKKTLVEYGFRLPSAFDNRPLRFEEFEKKVHQKIFVSATPGEYEREHSSRVAEQVIRPTGLLDPLIMVRPVEGQIEDLLGEIRQRIDRGERALVTTLTVKMAEDLTDYLEEHGVKTKYMHHEVDTFERMEIIKDLRLGAIDVIVGINLLREGLDLPEVSLIAILDADKEGFLRSETSLIQTIGRAARNANGVVLMYADEVTPSMERAIMETERRRAIQDAYNQEHGITPKTIVKAIGDGLEISMSEENKRMRQHRMSRAERQQTIERLTKEMKEAARLLQFELAAQLRDEIARLQRGEDPTAADASERKATAKIRKGRRKYKN